The following are from one region of the Francisella opportunistica genome:
- the dnaJ gene encoding molecular chaperone DnaJ: protein MQQKCYYEILNISKTASDVEIKRAYRKLAMKYHPDRNPGDKEAEIKFKEISEAYEILSDGSKRARYDQFGHAGVNQQAGAGGFGGFEDIFDTFFGGGTSRGSARSRASRGSDLEYTLEITLEEAFFGVEKEITIPRMESCDSCDGTGSKSRTKATCHACHGQGNIRRQQGFFAFEQTCPVCNGTGYSIADPCDACYGNGKVKKQKTLKVKIPEGVDSGDRIRLQGEGDSGSNGAMNGDLYVQIIIKEHKIFERRDMNLYCEMPISFTKACLGGDIKVPTLDGEVVLKVVPETQTGKVFRLREKGMKSLRGHKRGDLLCKVVVETPVNLSAEQKELLEKFADSLGEDYQSKHAPKSKTWFDNVKDYAKKFFE, encoded by the coding sequence ATGCAACAGAAATGCTACTATGAAATTCTAAATATATCAAAAACTGCTTCAGATGTTGAAATTAAAAGGGCTTATAGAAAGCTTGCAATGAAATATCATCCAGATCGCAATCCTGGTGATAAAGAGGCAGAAATTAAATTTAAAGAAATATCTGAAGCTTATGAAATCCTAAGTGATGGTAGTAAAAGAGCTCGATATGATCAGTTCGGCCATGCTGGGGTAAATCAACAGGCAGGTGCTGGAGGGTTTGGTGGTTTTGAAGATATCTTTGATACTTTCTTTGGTGGAGGAACTTCGCGTGGTTCTGCTAGATCTAGAGCATCTCGAGGTAGCGATTTAGAGTACACTTTAGAAATAACTTTAGAAGAAGCTTTCTTTGGTGTTGAAAAAGAGATAACTATACCTCGAATGGAATCTTGTGATAGTTGTGATGGTACAGGTTCTAAATCTAGAACCAAAGCTACTTGCCATGCTTGTCATGGCCAGGGAAATATCCGTAGACAACAAGGTTTCTTCGCTTTTGAACAAACTTGTCCAGTATGTAATGGTACTGGCTATAGTATTGCTGATCCTTGTGATGCTTGTTATGGCAATGGTAAAGTTAAGAAACAAAAGACTCTTAAAGTTAAAATACCAGAAGGTGTTGACAGTGGCGATAGAATCAGGCTTCAAGGTGAAGGCGATTCTGGTTCAAATGGTGCTATGAATGGTGATCTGTATGTTCAAATCATAATTAAAGAGCATAAGATTTTCGAAAGAAGAGATATGAACCTGTATTGTGAAATGCCAATTAGCTTTACTAAAGCTTGTTTAGGTGGTGATATCAAAGTTCCGACACTTGATGGTGAAGTTGTCTTAAAAGTTGTTCCTGAAACTCAAACAGGCAAAGTTTTCCGTCTGCGCGAAAAAGGTATGAAATCTTTGAGAGGGCACAAAAGAGGTGACTTATTATGTAAGGTTGTAGTAGAAACACCGGTAAATTTAAGTGCTGAGCAAAAGGAACTATTAGAAAAATTTGCTGATAGTTTAGGCGAAGATTATCAAAGCAAACATGCTCCAAAAAGTAAAACATGGTTTGATAATGTTAAGGATTACGCTAAGAAATTCTTTGAGTAA
- a CDS encoding PAS domain-containing protein yields MSDMSEKRIKELEQQIESYKVYKDIVDSLNIDIYWKDSNGKLLGANKHFVNTLKINEKDIIGKPERELVVTDNPEEISGNETVAQHVNTDIFLREKYIDKNTKNGIFLTQRKMIKNENNNVEKIIVISIDINQFKDTNMDNYFMIENLDVTFQQIINTIDANIYWKNTQGQYIGMNQSNAETLKITNIKDALYKNELELLGNKNLLAKNILMNDLKVIHSGSNISYEENYPTKNNEIGIYLSKKACLKDEKGNVIGLVGVSVDITKQKQLQKQLEQKNKELKEKDKKRSEAAEAVFDVLSKI; encoded by the coding sequence ATGTCAGACATGTCAGAAAAAAGAATCAAAGAATTAGAACAACAGATTGAATCGTATAAAGTTTATAAAGATATAGTAGATTCATTAAATATTGATATTTATTGGAAAGATAGCAATGGAAAATTACTAGGTGCTAATAAACATTTTGTTAATACTTTAAAGATAAATGAAAAAGATATCATCGGAAAACCAGAAAGAGAGCTTGTTGTTACTGATAACCCAGAAGAAATTTCAGGTAATGAAACAGTAGCGCAGCATGTAAATACTGATATTTTTCTCCGTGAAAAATATATAGATAAAAACACTAAAAATGGGATTTTCCTTACTCAAAGAAAAATGATTAAAAATGAGAATAACAACGTTGAAAAAATTATCGTTATTTCAATTGATATCAATCAATTCAAAGATACTAATATGGATAATTATTTTATGATTGAAAATTTAGATGTTACATTCCAACAAATAATAAATACTATAGACGCAAATATATATTGGAAAAATACTCAAGGCCAATATATAGGAATGAATCAGTCTAACGCAGAAACATTAAAAATTACTAATATTAAAGATGCTCTTTATAAAAATGAACTTGAACTTCTTGGTAATAAGAATTTATTAGCTAAAAACATATTAATGAATGATTTAAAAGTTATTCATAGTGGTTCTAATATTTCATATGAAGAAAATTATCCAACTAAGAATAATGAGATTGGAATTTATTTATCTAAAAAAGCTTGTTTAAAAGATGAAAAAGGTAATGTTATTGGACTTGTAGGTGTATCAGTCGATATTACTAAGCAAAAACAATTACAAAAACAACTAGAGCAGAAAAATAAAGAACTCAAAGAAAAAGACAAAAAAAGATCTGAGGCAGCAGAAGCTGTATTTGATGTTTTAAGCAAGATTTAG
- a CDS encoding SemiSWEET family sugar transporter: MLYFFDVIAFLFSFALVLNALAFIPQAINIYKTKSSKSISLITFAIFIFIQSVSILYGIIKNDWILAIGYLLALITCSSVLILALKYRNK, translated from the coding sequence ATGTTATATTTTTTCGATGTAATTGCTTTTTTATTTAGTTTCGCATTAGTGCTAAATGCCCTGGCGTTTATTCCACAAGCTATAAATATTTATAAAACGAAATCATCCAAGTCTATTTCATTAATAACTTTTGCAATTTTTATATTTATTCAATCAGTAAGTATATTATATGGAATAATTAAAAATGATTGGATTTTAGCTATCGGTTATCTACTTGCTCTTATAACTTGCTCTTCAGTATTAATATTAGCATTAAAGTATAGAAATAAATAA
- a CDS encoding non-ribosomal peptide synthetase, with protein sequence MYSNITDLIQAVNQTQRAFPQDKTIDQLFEEQVAKTPDNIAVVFEDKQLTYKELNQRSNQLARYIKDKYRSITNQQLQPDTLIALYLDRSLEMIISILAVLKSGAAYVPISPDFPSDRTKYILEDTNATLLLSQTHLINKLKEVAQDIEIIATDSQEFQNYAKDNLNTNVQPNNLAYVIYTSGTTGKPKGVMIEHISVINTVSNIFDIYDSNESKINIGFYASYIFDVSVSEIFSTILYGNILHIYNESTRLDSNILSNYLIDNSIHYTFLPPVVLSILPMDKVYPSLKGIIVAGEPCNHKTALFWKDKVNLYNYYGPTETAIYAAGKQINDKKVNNIGKPLFNTKLYILDNNLLPSPIGVPGELYIGGAGLARGYLNLPQLTKERFIDNPFATPDDIAKGYTRLYKTGDICKWLANREIEYIGRNDFQVKLRGFRIELGEIENVISAIDNIKQSCVLVKDEVLVAYYVSDIEIDETAIKDHLAKKLPEYMIPSFYMRLESFPLTINGKLDRRALPDFDISNIKQPYLAPTTDLQQQMCQIWQEVLKIDKVGITDNFFNIGGNSILAITTIMRINKITNKSYQVIDLFKSQTIQQLSNLEVNSNDISNESLNLTSKKLHHFEKVIFNHQLSSGDNLIYNESFLIDYKKYIDLNNLKSGVKYLLDKYTLLHSNYIYNNDGCLKRILNYDNSCICEQKIVKTQTELHQVLNEIERISFDLYNDKLIRFYLIDVLDIKKQYLFISCHHLILDATSLINIILPDLYSYLFLNEKDNRKSGINDFNEASYYINKHYKNNFEEKLSFWKNKLESLSPLDLPKNNQEFTNKGKQISFNCDKKTRTQLLQVSKNLNISEFSILYTLFTLVLHKISNQNKFAIITNIDERLYTPKHKDTIGCLINNMFLVSDFANNNDLSYFIYQAGREIISNINNAIAYESLLDNLDRDHIRLLSDIQFNFETEETHSLPYNQTQIYSHSGYVKQGLYFEVDLKNDEILCRVEFNNQYEKDFICTLINGYKTLLSKLDIILNKKISEISIIDDDQYKQILAISKGEYRGYPQTTIHQLFEEQVAKTPDNIALVFEDKQLTYKELNQRSNQLARYIKDKYRSITNQQLQQDTLIALYLDRSLEMIISILAVLKAAAAYVPISPDFPSDRTKYILEDTNATILLSQTHLINKLKEVAQDVEIIATDSQQFQNYAKDNLNTNVQPNNLAYVIYTSGTTGKPKGVMIEHYSFVSFIKLFSEKIKTNNGLNLLSLTNIVFDIFGLEYALPLLNGYKLILSSADKITDEQIVQSNIIQQTPKVISNLCQIHKGKFHDKTLLFGGEKAANNEVKVFLEEFKYVYNVYGPAETTIWSSIKEVDSSTKSSVIGTPLFNEKLYVLDNNLFPSPIGVPGELYIGGAGLARGYLNLPQLTKERFINNPFATPDDIAKGYTRLYKTGDICKWLANGEIEYIGRNDFQVKLRGFRIELGEIENVISAIDNIKQSCVLVKDETLVAYYVADKSINESVIKDHLAKKLPEYMIPSFYMKLESFPLTINGKLDRKALPKIELTKKQYLAPTTELQQQMCQIWQQVLKIDKVGITDNFFNIGGNSILSIQAAYKMTQLFNTEISIADIFRYKTIANILKNVTNEFQLISYFNQKDDNKEDLFFVHPAFAGCEVYRALIEKLSPYYNCIGVENYNLYAKNKINSLSFLAKLYLERLDLNDKNKQIILLGWSLGGLIAFEMAYWLERQGFNNIQLILLDPHIPKGKKEKHHAHFNPDKGGRNIEEYIYEFTSKLDKNYAQRVLDSKDFDIVLGKTQPTGKLKNTKIALFKATNQPGYFIKNNNLNFYANNFNVLYFKVDHLSLISNIIENWPKYNYSFISKRFDLLEMQQDKLIFRLFKFKKLLLLHKKTTLFVCTTVIASSAYVLELFDFVIEPVTLVLLAY encoded by the coding sequence ATGTATTCCAATATTACTGACCTTATCCAAGCAGTAAATCAAACACAACGAGCTTTTCCTCAAGATAAAACCATCGATCAACTTTTTGAAGAGCAAGTAGCTAAAACCCCAGATAATATAGCTGTAGTTTTTGAGGATAAACAACTAACTTATAAAGAATTAAACCAAAGAAGTAACCAACTTGCTAGATATATCAAAGATAAATATAGATCTATAACTAATCAGCAACTACAACCAGATACCTTAATAGCTTTGTACTTAGATAGAAGCTTAGAGATGATTATATCAATATTAGCAGTACTTAAATCAGGAGCTGCATATGTGCCTATATCACCTGACTTTCCTAGTGATAGAACAAAATATATTTTAGAAGATACTAATGCAACTCTTTTACTATCTCAAACACATTTAATTAATAAGCTTAAAGAAGTAGCTCAAGATATAGAGATTATTGCTACAGATTCACAAGAATTTCAAAACTATGCTAAAGATAATTTAAATACTAATGTACAACCTAATAATCTAGCTTATGTAATTTATACTTCTGGAACTACTGGTAAACCTAAAGGGGTTATGATTGAGCATATTTCTGTTATAAATACAGTTTCAAATATATTTGATATATATGATAGTAATGAAAGTAAAATTAATATTGGTTTTTATGCATCTTATATTTTTGATGTTTCAGTTTCTGAAATATTTTCAACCATTTTATATGGAAACATTTTGCATATTTATAATGAATCAACTAGGTTAGATAGTAATATACTCAGTAATTATTTAATTGATAACAGTATACATTATACTTTTTTACCACCAGTTGTTTTATCAATATTACCAATGGATAAAGTTTATCCATCACTAAAAGGTATAATTGTAGCTGGAGAACCTTGTAATCATAAAACAGCTTTATTTTGGAAAGATAAAGTTAACTTATATAATTATTATGGTCCAACAGAAACAGCTATATATGCCGCTGGCAAACAAATTAATGATAAAAAAGTTAATAATATCGGCAAACCCCTATTCAATACAAAGCTTTATATCTTAGATAATAATTTACTCCCATCACCGATAGGTGTACCAGGAGAGTTGTATATAGGAGGTGCTGGTTTAGCAAGAGGCTATTTAAATTTACCACAATTAACTAAAGAAAGATTTATAGATAATCCTTTTGCCACACCAGATGATATTGCTAAAGGTTATACTCGTTTATACAAAACAGGTGATATCTGTAAATGGTTAGCTAATAGAGAAATTGAATATATAGGTAGAAATGATTTTCAAGTTAAATTAAGAGGCTTTAGGATTGAGCTTGGAGAGATTGAAAATGTAATATCAGCAATTGATAATATTAAACAAAGCTGTGTTTTAGTTAAGGATGAGGTATTAGTAGCTTACTATGTATCAGATATAGAAATAGATGAAACAGCTATTAAAGATCATCTAGCTAAAAAATTACCTGAATATATGATCCCTAGTTTTTATATGAGATTAGAATCATTTCCTCTAACTATTAACGGTAAATTAGATAGAAGAGCTTTGCCTGATTTTGATATTTCTAATATTAAGCAACCATATCTAGCCCCTACTACTGATTTACAACAGCAAATGTGTCAAATATGGCAAGAGGTTCTAAAGATAGATAAAGTAGGTATCACTGATAATTTCTTTAATATTGGCGGTAATTCTATTTTAGCAATTACTACTATCATGAGAATTAATAAAATAACTAATAAATCCTACCAAGTAATAGATTTATTTAAATCACAAACTATTCAACAATTATCTAATTTAGAAGTTAATTCAAATGATATTTCTAACGAAAGTTTAAATTTAACATCGAAAAAATTACATCATTTTGAAAAAGTTATATTTAATCATCAATTATCATCAGGTGATAACTTAATATATAATGAGAGTTTCCTTATTGATTACAAAAAATATATCGATTTAAATAATTTAAAATCAGGAGTTAAATATCTACTAGATAAATATACGTTATTACATAGTAACTATATTTATAATAATGATGGTTGCCTTAAACGAATACTAAATTATGATAATTCCTGCATTTGTGAACAAAAAATAGTAAAAACACAAACTGAATTACATCAAGTTCTCAATGAGATCGAGAGAATTAGTTTTGATTTATATAATGATAAACTAATTAGATTTTATCTAATTGATGTTTTAGATATTAAAAAACAATATTTATTTATTTCTTGTCACCATCTGATACTTGATGCTACATCATTAATCAATATTATTTTACCTGATTTATATTCATATTTATTTTTAAATGAAAAAGATAATAGAAAATCAGGTATAAATGATTTTAATGAGGCATCTTACTATATTAATAAGCATTACAAAAATAATTTTGAAGAAAAGCTTAGCTTCTGGAAAAATAAATTAGAAAGCTTGTCTCCTTTAGATTTGCCAAAAAATAATCAAGAGTTTACTAATAAAGGAAAACAGATTTCATTTAATTGTGATAAAAAGACAAGAACACAATTACTACAAGTGTCTAAAAATCTTAATATTAGTGAATTCTCTATATTGTATACTCTATTTACATTAGTTTTACATAAAATATCAAATCAAAATAAGTTTGCAATTATTACAAATATAGATGAACGTTTATATACTCCTAAACATAAAGATACTATAGGCTGTTTAATAAACAATATGTTTTTAGTATCAGATTTTGCTAATAATAATGATTTGAGTTATTTTATATATCAGGCTGGCAGAGAAATAATATCTAATATTAATAATGCTATTGCTTATGAAAGCTTATTAGATAATTTAGATAGAGACCATATTAGACTATTATCAGATATTCAATTTAATTTTGAAACAGAGGAAACTCATAGTCTTCCATATAACCAAACCCAAATATATTCTCATTCAGGTTATGTTAAGCAGGGATTATATTTTGAGGTAGACTTAAAAAATGATGAGATATTATGTAGAGTTGAATTTAATAATCAGTATGAAAAAGATTTTATATGCACGCTTATTAATGGATATAAAACTTTATTATCTAAATTAGATATTATCTTAAATAAAAAGATTTCAGAAATAAGCATAATAGATGATGATCAATATAAACAAATATTAGCTATTTCAAAGGGTGAATATCGAGGATATCCTCAGACAACAATCCATCAACTTTTTGAAGAGCAAGTAGCTAAAACTCCAGATAATATAGCTTTAGTCTTTGAAGATAAACAACTAACTTATAAAGAATTAAACCAAAGAAGTAACCAACTTGCTAGATATATCAAAGATAAATATAGATCTATAACTAATCAGCAACTACAACAAGATACCTTAATAGCTTTATACTTAGATAGAAGCTTAGAGATGATTATATCAATATTAGCAGTACTCAAAGCAGCAGCTGCATATGTGCCTATATCACCTGACTTTCCTAGTGATAGAACAAAATATATTTTAGAAGATACTAATGCAACTATTTTACTATCTCAAACACATTTAATTAATAAGCTTAAAGAAGTAGCTCAAGATGTAGAGATTATTGCTACAGATTCACAACAGTTTCAAAACTATGCTAAAGATAATTTAAATACTAATGTACAACCTAATAATCTAGCTTATGTAATTTACACTTCTGGAACTACTGGTAAACCTAAAGGTGTAATGATTGAACATTATAGCTTTGTTTCTTTCATTAAACTATTTAGTGAAAAAATAAAAACTAATAATGGATTAAACCTATTAAGTTTGACAAACATTGTTTTTGATATATTTGGTCTTGAGTATGCCCTACCACTGTTAAATGGTTATAAGCTAATTTTATCCTCAGCTGATAAAATTACCGATGAGCAAATTGTACAAAGTAATATAATACAACAAACACCAAAAGTTATTAGTAATTTATGTCAAATACACAAAGGCAAATTTCATGATAAAACTTTATTATTTGGGGGTGAAAAAGCAGCAAATAATGAGGTCAAAGTTTTTTTAGAAGAGTTTAAGTATGTTTACAATGTATATGGACCAGCAGAGACAACTATATGGAGTTCAATAAAAGAAGTTGATTCCAGTACAAAATCTTCTGTAATAGGAACTCCTTTGTTTAATGAAAAACTATATGTCCTAGATAATAATTTATTCCCTTCACCAATAGGTGTACCAGGGGAGTTATATATAGGTGGTGCTGGTTTAGCTAGAGGCTATTTAAATTTACCACAATTAACTAAAGAAAGATTTATCAATAATCCTTTTGCCACACCAGATGATATTGCCAAAGGTTATACACGTTTATACAAAACAGGTGATATCTGTAAATGGTTAGCTAATGGAGAAATTGAATATATAGGTAGAAATGATTTCCAAGTTAAATTAAGAGGCTTTAGGATTGAGCTTGGAGAAATTGAAAATGTAATATCAGCAATTGATAATATTAAACAAAGCTGTGTTTTAGTTAAGGATGAAACACTAGTGGCTTATTATGTAGCTGATAAATCAATAAATGAATCTGTAATTAAAGATCATTTAGCTAAAAAGCTACCTGAATATATGATCCCTAGTTTTTATATGAAATTAGAATCATTCCCTCTAACTATTAATGGTAAATTAGATAGAAAAGCTTTGCCTAAAATTGAATTAACCAAAAAACAATATCTCGCCCCTACTACTGAATTACAACAGCAAATGTGTCAAATATGGCAACAGGTTCTTAAAATAGATAAAGTAGGTATTACTGATAATTTCTTTAATATTGGTGGTAATTCTATTTTATCTATTCAAGCAGCATATAAAATGACACAGTTATTTAATACTGAAATATCTATAGCTGATATATTTAGGTATAAAACAATAGCTAATATATTGAAAAATGTTACAAATGAATTTCAATTAATTAGTTATTTTAATCAAAAGGACGATAATAAAGAAGATTTATTTTTTGTTCACCCTGCTTTTGCTGGATGTGAAGTATACCGCGCTCTGATAGAAAAACTATCGCCTTATTATAATTGCATAGGGGTTGAAAATTATAATTTATATGCAAAAAATAAAATTAATTCACTCTCATTTTTAGCCAAGCTTTACTTAGAAAGATTAGATCTCAATGATAAAAATAAGCAAATTATATTATTAGGATGGTCATTAGGTGGACTAATTGCTTTTGAAATGGCTTATTGGTTAGAAAGACAAGGATTTAATAATATCCAGTTAATATTATTAGACCCACATATACCAAAAGGTAAGAAAGAAAAACACCATGCTCACTTTAACCCAGATAAGGGAGGAAGAAATATTGAAGAATATATATATGAGTTTACAAGTAAGTTAGATAAAAATTATGCACAAAGAGTTTTAGATAGCAAAGATTTCGATATTGTTTTAGGTAAAACTCAACCAACAGGCAAGTTAAAGAATACAAAAATAGCTTTATTCAAAGCAACGAATCAACCCGGATATTTTATTAAAAATAATAATCTAAACTTTTATGCTAACAACTTTAATGTTTTATATTTTAAAGTCGATCACTTATCTTTAATATCAAATATTATAGAAAATTGGCCTAAATATAATTATTCATTCATATCCAAAAGATTTGATTTATTAGAAATGCAGCAAGATAAGTTGATATTTAGACTCTTTAAATTCAAAAAGCTATTACTTTTACACAAGAAAACCACATTATTTGTATGTACAACTGTTATTGCTAGTAGTGCTTATGTATTAGAACTATTTGATTTTGTTATTGAACCAGTAACATTAGTATTATTAGCATATTAA
- the dusA gene encoding tRNA dihydrouridine(20/20a) synthase DusA, which produces MKITTRKICIAPMLDWSDRHYRYMMRLITKHTMLYTEMITLNAILHGNKEFLLKYNPEENPVTLQLGGCVPKDFISCGKLAQELSYDEININVGCPSERVKKGNFGLSLMAEPELVADCVKAMKDNLDIPISVKCRIGYDHNDSYEQLYNFVDKQVQAGVDYLCIHARKGWLSGLSPKENRTIPELKYDVVYNIKKDFPNLELGINGSITTIEETNQHLNHVDSVMIGREAYHNPMLFKDFDNIFYNQPNTDISVLEIAYKMAEYIKVQMDNDPYIKLSNITKHTLNLFNGLANAKIYRRYLSENATKKEANVDTFLKALEVFENKL; this is translated from the coding sequence ATGAAAATAACAACTAGAAAAATATGTATAGCGCCAATGCTTGATTGGTCTGATAGACATTATCGCTACATGATGCGTCTGATCACCAAACATACGATGTTATATACCGAAATGATTACTTTAAATGCGATCTTACATGGTAATAAAGAATTTTTGCTTAAATATAATCCTGAAGAAAACCCTGTGACACTACAGCTAGGTGGTTGTGTACCAAAAGACTTTATCAGCTGTGGCAAGCTTGCCCAAGAGCTTAGCTATGATGAAATTAATATAAATGTTGGTTGCCCTAGTGAACGAGTTAAAAAAGGTAATTTCGGTTTATCATTAATGGCAGAACCAGAGCTTGTAGCAGACTGTGTCAAAGCGATGAAAGATAACTTAGATATCCCAATTTCTGTTAAATGTCGTATTGGCTATGACCATAATGATAGTTATGAGCAACTATATAATTTCGTTGATAAGCAAGTTCAAGCCGGTGTAGATTATCTTTGTATTCATGCTCGCAAAGGTTGGCTTAGTGGCCTATCACCAAAAGAAAATCGTACCATACCTGAGCTTAAATATGACGTTGTTTATAATATCAAAAAAGATTTTCCAAATCTTGAGCTAGGTATCAATGGCAGTATTACAACAATTGAAGAAACCAATCAACACCTAAACCATGTAGATAGTGTTATGATAGGTAGAGAAGCATATCACAATCCAATGTTATTTAAAGACTTTGATAATATTTTCTATAATCAGCCTAATACCGATATCTCAGTGCTAGAAATTGCTTATAAAATGGCTGAATATATAAAAGTTCAAATGGATAATGATCCATACATAAAGCTTAGTAATATAACTAAGCACACCTTAAACTTATTTAATGGTTTAGCTAACGCAAAAATATATCGTCGTTATCTAAGTGAAAATGCCACAAAAAAAGAAGCTAATGTTGATACTTTCTTAAAAGCTTTAGAAGTTTTTGAGAATAAGCTATAG
- the chaC gene encoding gamma-glutamylcyclotransferase ChaC — MKKKNILIIIVIIAVITTSFLLGKKSGFNKAESIHQSELRILEQSKLSQTPENSINCRPEVNPNKGNYVIGYGSLMNKDSRQITVPDATYAAPILVSGFERLWASRGEKSRATFLLAVPNKGYVMNAIYYKADAKDISATDLREASYCRVKIPRKDIVPLGIKSLPKGDFWMYVKDFKDAEFPNKNYPILQTYADVFMTGCLQTQAEFNLTEFGKLCFDTTYNWDLANWLYDRSNPRYSRYSQDTEKYRPQIDKIIRRLTFDDDPL, encoded by the coding sequence TTGAAAAAGAAAAATATATTAATAATAATAGTAATAATTGCTGTCATAACAACAAGTTTTTTGCTAGGAAAAAAGTCAGGATTTAATAAAGCTGAGTCAATTCATCAAAGTGAGCTTAGGATACTTGAGCAAAGTAAACTATCTCAAACACCTGAGAATAGTATCAACTGTCGTCCTGAAGTTAATCCAAACAAAGGTAATTATGTTATTGGTTATGGTAGTCTTATGAATAAAGACTCAAGACAAATAACGGTTCCAGATGCAACATATGCTGCACCAATATTAGTCAGTGGCTTTGAAAGATTATGGGCATCACGCGGTGAAAAATCCCGTGCCACATTCTTGCTTGCAGTACCTAACAAAGGTTATGTAATGAATGCCATATACTATAAAGCTGATGCTAAAGATATCTCAGCAACAGATTTACGAGAAGCATCATATTGTCGCGTAAAAATACCGCGCAAAGATATCGTACCTCTAGGTATCAAAAGTTTACCAAAAGGTGATTTTTGGATGTATGTTAAAGATTTTAAGGATGCTGAATTTCCTAATAAAAACTATCCTATTTTACAAACATATGCTGATGTTTTTATGACCGGGTGTCTACAAACCCAAGCAGAATTTAACCTAACTGAGTTTGGCAAACTTTGCTTTGATACAACATACAACTGGGACCTAGCAAACTGGTTGTATGATCGCTCAAACCCTCGCTATAGTAGGTATTCACAAGATACTGAAAAATATCGTCCTCAAATTGATAAAATCATTCGTCGCTTAACTTTTGATGATGATCCTCTATAA